The Anaerotruncus rubiinfantis genome segment GGTTTCGGTTTATGGCGTTTCATGAGATTCTCCGGATCTGTTTTACGCGGTTTTTAAGCCCGTAAGAGGCCTTTTCCATGTCACTCGCGAAATCTTCTTCTAGTATCCGGGTCACTTCATTTTCAAGCCGCGTGAGCCGCTCGTCGCCAAAACCAAATATATTGTTCAGAGCCACGGCGCATAGGTTTAAGGCAAAGTCGAAGCCCTCCGTCGCCGCCTCATGAAGTTCCGCTGCCTTTCGTTGCTGCAACTTTACAGCGTAAGCATTTTTCATTGTCCCGCCTCCCATTCTCGGTAAATTTCGATCCACTGGTCAAGTGGCATTGTTACCAACCACTCACAGTGATTCTTGCGGTGCATTACAACAGGCATTTCGCCTTCCCGTGCGTCCCGCTTCGCCTGCGCTATAGCGTCCTCAATGCAAAGCCGCTCGACCCGTTTGCACTCGATATGGATTCCCGGCAGGCCCACAACATCGGCGTCCCCATTGGCTCCGCTGTACTGCTGACCGCGTCTGCAATCATATCCCAGGTCACGCAGTTTCCGGGCAAGCTCCCGCTCCCCTGCGGCTCCTTTTTGGCGGCTGTTCATTCCATCGCCTCACGGTGCATAAAAGCTCGTATTTTATCCATGTCCAGCGACGATTCCCCGGT includes the following:
- a CDS encoding putative PDDEXK endonuclease: MNSRQKGAAGERELARKLRDLGYDCRRGQQYSGANGDADVVGLPGIHIECKRVERLCIEDAIAQAKRDAREGEMPVVMHRKNHCEWLVTMPLDQWIEIYREWEAGQ